A genomic window from Yoonia rosea includes:
- a CDS encoding GlcG/HbpS family heme-binding protein, giving the protein MAEISANKARTIIRKALAKGDEMGFKPLSVVILDAGGHVKAFERADGAAPGRFGIAHGKAYGSVMLGMAGTAQMARAEQQAYFMAAVNGVYGGQVVPVPGGVLVRDKRGAVIGAVGVTGDTSDNDVIAAMAGIEAAGLIGEA; this is encoded by the coding sequence ATGGCTGAAATCTCAGCAAACAAAGCCCGGACGATCATCCGCAAGGCCCTCGCCAAGGGTGACGAGATGGGGTTCAAACCGCTCTCTGTTGTGATCCTTGATGCCGGCGGGCATGTGAAAGCGTTCGAACGCGCTGATGGGGCCGCGCCTGGACGTTTCGGGATCGCGCATGGCAAGGCCTATGGATCGGTCATGCTTGGCATGGCAGGCACCGCGCAGATGGCACGCGCCGAGCAGCAGGCCTATTTCATGGCCGCTGTGAATGGTGTTTACGGCGGGCAGGTTGTGCCTGTGCCAGGTGGCGTTCTGGTCCGTGACAAACGTGGTGCCGTCATCGGCGCTGTAGGTGTCACCGGCGATACCTCGGACAATGATGTGATTGCCGCAATGGCAGGGATCGAGGCCGCAGGCCTGATCGGCGAAGCCTGA